One segment of Cryptococcus neoformans var. grubii H99 chromosome 2, complete sequence DNA contains the following:
- a CDS encoding peroxin-5: MSAFLSGASVQCGPTSALKNVSDRINVDRSLQQDRLAYTANASGSSSKQPFRAQLAQLPVNQSPKQVPGPPSAFDLSSLRQQLSPVPSAPHVSDWASDFAPLTGPAPSRYTHTVASTKSGWQEEFSQHVTAAPPPGTTRSQKPLHNAGLAPWQVPAAQYQLPRQALMQPSFPPHDIPISEANLGLPQPNIQAAAPIRTRGEQIGQPTGPEALPLDESQELLARTARSFINNLETQSDILSANPKLAQSKFMSLLRGLGDEEIVVKEGQEVKGEEVGEGATFVERNIAGDNWGEGFAKQREKSVPQEASALAEAEYLERRSPYPPGQKVYPALNSWVPALPTHTSVPPLTAPQATPLAANSSALWDQQYRDQEALIQSSESLASGRRKNVHFDEHSASQERSGVPNTLEEALSSPGNVPGAGWGWNEQGLTHDFDEDVFGEFNGQLRRAQESLEGGAGKQEGWDRLQSDWEEFQRAEPGVAHLRGMGAGDQTERYMFQSRNPYSADAEDPYFEVSRDSPTLRGILELESEVQKDPTSHEAWYALGLKQQENEREDQAILALSKVIQLNPQYRPAYLALAVSYTNEGENEAACTMLEDWIKLKDIKNATGADGQKGRNRDKLIESLIEIARQTPHEIDADVQVALGVLFNMSGGQDYSKAEDCFLAALEARPEDWLLYNRLGATLANSGRSNEAIQYYHQALRLHPSFVRALLNLGIAYMNLGKYETAAQSILDALRLQHSEASEAYAYGQNGGGAKGVTSETLWNSLKGACFYMNRHDLVKIVEKRDLSGLPLRFVDEEL, from the exons ATGTCTGCTTTCCTATCGGGCGCTTCTGTCCAGTGTGGACCTACGTCTGCTCTCAAAAACGTCTCAGACAGGATCAACGTCGATCGTTCTCTACAACAG GATCGATTAGCCTACACCGCCAATGCCTCTGGATCATCGTCAAAG CAGCCATTCAGAGCTCAACTTGCTCAACTGCCAGTCAACCAGTCCCCAAAGCAAGTTCCAGGACCTCCATCAGCTTTTGACCTCTCTTCACTGAGGCAACAGCTTTCTCCTGTTCCATCAGCTCCTCATGTCTCAGATTGGGCCAGCGATTTCGCTCCTTTGACCGGGCCGGCACCATCGAGATACACCCATACTGTAGCTTCCACAAAGAGCGGTTGGCAGGAAGAGTTTAGCCAGCATGTTACAGCCGCGCCTCCACCTGGAACCACAAGATCTCAGAAACCCCTACATAATGCTGGTCTTGCACCATGGCAGGTTCCAGCAGCTCAATATCAACTTCCGCGCCAGGCCTTGATGCAACCAAGCTTTCCACCACATGACATTCCCATTTCAGAAGCAAACCTGGGACTTCCTCAACCTAATATTCAGGCAGCGGCTCCAATTCGTACACGTGGAGAACAAATTGGTCAACCAACTGGGCCAgaagctcttcctcttgatGAATCTCAAGAATTACTAGCTCGTACGGCCCGGTCCTTTATAAACAATCTGGAGACCCAGTCAGACATTTTATCTGCCAACCCGAAATTGGCACAAAGTAAATTCATGTCTCTTCTTAGAGGCTTAGGTGACGAAGAGATTGTAGTcaaagaagggcaagaggtAAAGGGCGAGGAAGTGGGCGAGGGTGCAACATTTGTTGAGCGGAACATCGCTGGAGATAATTGGGGGGAAGGTTTTGCCAAGCAAAGGGAGAAATCTGTACCCCAAGAAGCCTCTGCCTTGGCTGAAGCTGAGTACCTCGAACGAAGATCGCCTTATCCTCCAGGTCAAAAAGTCTATCCAGCCCTGAATTCTTGGGTTCCAGCTTTGCCAACGCACACATCCGTTCCTCCGCTAACAGCTCCGCAAGCTACCCCGTTGGCCGCCAATAGTAGTGCTCTGTGGGATCAACAGTATCGTGATCAAGAAGCTCTCATACAATCTTCAGAATCGCTCGCATCCGGGCGAAGAAAGAATGTCCACTTTGACGAACACTCTGCTTCTCAAGAAAGAAGCGGTGTGCCCAATACACTCGAGGAGgccctttcctctcctgGCAACGTCCCTGGCGCAGGTTGGGGCTGGAATGAACAAGGGTTGACTCACGACTTTGACGAAGATGTCTTTGGGGAGTTCAATGGTCAACTTAGACGGGCCCAAGAAAGTTTGGAAGGCGGGGCGGGTAAGCAAGAAGGTTGGGATAGGCTGCAAAGTGACTGGGAGGAGTTCCAAAGGGCAGAACCTGGTGTCGCACATTTAAGAGGCATGGGAGCTGGTGACCAGACAGAAAGATACATGTTCCAAAGCCGAAATCCCTATTCGGCTGATGCAGAGGACCCATATTTCGAAGTGTCTAGAGATTCACCTACATTAAGA GGTATACTTGAGCTTGAATCTGAAGTACAGAAGGATCCTACCTCACACGAAGCATGGTATGCCCTCGGCCTCAAGCAACAAGAGAATGAGCGCGAAGACCAAGCTATCTTGGCCCTATCGAAAGTCATTCAACTGAATCCGCAGTATCGGCCAGCGTACCTTGCCCTCGCTGTCAGTTATACcaatgaaggagaaaatgaGGCCGCGTGCACTATGCTGGAGGATTGGATTAAATTGAAGGACATCAAAAATGCAACCGGCGCTGATGGacagaaaggaagaaatagAGACAAACTCATTGAGAGTTTAATAGAAATTGCGAGGCAAACGCCGCATGAGATTGATGCTGATGTTCAGGTTGCACTCGGAGTGCTGTTCAATATGAGTGGAGGGCAG GATTATTCCAAAGCTGAGGATTGCTTTTTGGCGGCCTTGGAGGCCCGGCCTGAA GATTGGCTGTTGTATAACCGTCTCGGTGCAACTCTTGCGAACAGCGGAAGATCCAATGAAGCCATACAGTACTACCATCAAGCTCTGAGGCTGCATCCCAGTTTTGTCCGAGCTTT GTTAAATCTTGGCATTGCATACATGAATCTCGGTAAATATGAAACTGCTGCCCAATCTATCCTCGACGCTCTGAGGCTCCAACACTCTGAGGCGAGCGAAGCCTATGCATACGGTCAGAATGGTGGAGGTGCAAAAGGTGTTACGAGCGAGACGCTATGGAATAGTCTGAAAGGTGCTTGCTTCTA TATGAACCGACATGACCTTGTAAAAATTGTAGAAAAGAGAGATTTATCTG GTCTGCCATTGAGATTTGTAGATGAAGAGCTCTAG
- a CDS encoding DNA-directed RNA polymerase II subunit RPB11: MNQPNRIDSWLLQDDEKPLTITEDPKLPNASTIVIRRQDHTLGNMLRAQLMLDPTVLFAGYKVPHPLENDILLKIQTDERSNPAEALKRACHELIRQTVHIKAQFQQQAKNIEMGMGPEQGVAPGAAGANGAYDPYGDGFGRESNVVVGGAVRDQGQDVYDF; encoded by the exons ATGAATCAGCCTAATAGGATTGACTCGTGGTTGTtacaagatgatgagaagcC ATTAACGATCACGGAGGACCCCAAACTGCCCAACGCCTCCACTATAGTCATACGGCGACAGGATCATACATTGGGAAATATGCTTAGAGC ACAATTGATGCTCGACCCTACTGTACTCTTCGCGGGCTACAAAGTTCCTCACCCCCTCGAAAACGACATTCTTCTCAAAATCCAAACCGACGAGCGGTCTAATCCTGCAGAGGCTCTCAAACGTGCATGTCATGAATTGATTCGGCAAACCGTACACATCAAAGCTCAATTCCAACAGCAAGCAAAGAACATCGAGATGGGTATGGGTCCCGAACAAGGAGTCGCTCCAGGTGCAGCGGGTGCGAATGGGGCGTACGATCCGTATGGCGATGGATTCGGGAGGGAGAGCAATGTGGTTGTCGGAGGTGCAGTGAGGGACCAGGGGCAGGATGTATATGACTTTTAG